A genome region from Cervus elaphus chromosome 18, mCerEla1.1, whole genome shotgun sequence includes the following:
- the LOC122674436 gene encoding GTP-binding nuclear protein Ran-like, translated as MAAQGEPQVQFKLVLVGDGGTGKTTFVKRHLTGEFEKKYVATLGVEVHPLVFHTNRGPIKFNVWDTAGQERFGGLRDGYYIQAQCAFIMFDVTSRVTYKNVPNWHRDLVRVCENIPIVLCGNKVDIKDRKVKVKSIVFHRKKNLQYYDISAKSNYNFEKPFLWLARKLIGDPNLEFVAMPALTPPEVVMDPALAAQYKQDLEVAQTTALPDEDDDL; from the coding sequence ATGGCTGCCCAAGGAGAACCCCAAGTTCAGTTCAAACTTGTTTTGGTTGGTGATGgtggtactggaaaaactacatttGTGAAGCGTCATCTGACTGGTGAATTTGAGAAGAAGTATGTAGCTACCTTGGGTGTTGAGGTCCATCCTCTTGTGTTCCATACCAACAGAGGACCTATTAAGTTCAATGTATGGGATACAGCTGGTCAGGAGAGATTTGGTGGGCTGAGAGATGGCTATTATATACAAGCTCAGTGTGCCTTTATAATGTTTGACGTAACATCAAGAGTTACTTACAAGAATGTGCCTAACTGGCATAGAGATCTGGTACGAGTGTGTGAGAACATCCCAATTGTGTTGTGTGGCAACAAAGTGGATATTAAGGACAGAAAGGTTAAGGTAAAGTCAATTGTCTTCCACCGAAAGAAGAATCTTCAGTACTATGACATTTCTGCCAAAAGTAACTACAACTTTGAAAAGCCCTTCCTCTGGCTTGCTAGAAAATTGATTGGAGACCCTAACTTGGAGTTTGTCGCCATGCCTGCTCTTACCCCGCCAGAGGTGGTCATGGACCCAGCCTTGGCAGCCCAGTACAAGCAAGATTTAGAGGTTGCTCAGACAACTGCTCTCCCGGATGAAGATGATGACCTGTGA